In the Brevundimonas mediterranea genome, CGCACCGGCCGTCGCTCTGAGGGTTTCGACTGCGACCGGATCCTTGGCCACGCCGCGCAGGCCGTGCTTCTTGAGGAAGGACAGGGCGTATTGCGCCTGGCGATCACCTGTCGCGGCCCGCGTCTCCAGCGAGGGCACGGGTTCGGTGAAGGCCAGCTTCAACGGGGCGTTGGCGACCAGCGGATCGACCGTCGTGGCGCAGGCGGACAAGGCGGCCGCAACCATGGCCAGGCCGAAGAATTTGCGGATCATGACGACATTCCCCCGAATGATGCGTCATCATGCCAAGATCGCCACGACCCGTCCAGATTGTCAGAGAGACGTCAGCCCATGAACCGTTCCACCGCCGCCTGAAAGCGTGCGGGCTGGTCGATCATGACCTGGTGGTCGGCGCCCTCGATGCGGACGAATTGTGCGGGCCGGCGCAGGGTGGAGAAGCCGTAGCGGTACAGGCCCTCCAGCCGGTTGCGCGGGTTGTTCGTGTCCCGCGTCCAGCCATAGACCACCGTGACCGGAGCGGTGACGTCGCGCAGCCGTTGGCGCAGATCGACCGTCAGGGCTTCGTACAGGCCCTGGGCCAGCACCCGCCGGTCCCCGCCCTGCAGACCCAGGCCGTCGAACACCATGTCGCCCGCCAGGCCGAGGTCGCCGCCCAGGGCCGAAACCTGGCCCTTCAGCGCCTGGTCCCCGAACAGCATCAGGGCCTGATAGCCCAGCCGCGCCAGGGGCTCGACCTCGCGGGCGGTGACGCGGGAATCGACCAGGGCCGGAAAGAAGGGGGCGGAATCGACCACCATCACCCGGCCGATCCGGTCCCGCATGTCCGCCGCGACCCGCAGCGCGATCTGGCCGCCCAGCGAATGTCCGATCAAGGCAGGGCGCGAAAGCCGCTGTTCGCGGATGTAGCGTTCGATCTCCAGGGCGGCGGGCGCGGCCAAGGCGCCGCCGGCGTTGGCGCCGATGTCCGTCTGGCCGAAGCCCCGGATGGTGACCAGATGGACCCGATACCGGCCCTCCAGCTTGTCCGCCGTCGACCGCCACGCCGCCCCGGTCGAGCCCAGGCCCGGAATGAAGACGATATCCGGCCCCGCGCCGCGCGTCTCGACGATGATCCTGTCGGAACGGAAGGCGGGGGCCAGAGACGCCGATACTGTTGTCCGGGCGGCGGAGACGCCGGGCAGGACGAAAAGCAGGATCGCGAAAAGCGGAGCAAGAAGACGGCGCATGACCCGCACCTAACGCACGATCACGGCGATCGGTTGACGGCCGCGACCGTTAGTCATCGCCCCTTGAAGTCCGGCTTGCGCTTGTCGACGAAGGCGGACATGCCCTCCTTCTGGTCCTCGAAGGCGAAGAGAGAGTGGAACAGGCGGCGCTCGAACCGCACGCCCTCGGTCAGGGTCGTCTCAAGGGCGACATTGACCAGTTCCTTGTTCATCATCACCGCCAGCGGGCTCTGGGCCGCGATCTTGGCCGCGGCGACGCGGGCCTCGTCCAGCAGGGCGTCGGGGGCGACGACGCGGCTGACCAGGCCGGCGCGCTCGGCCTCGGCGGCGTCCATCATGCGGGCGGTCAGGATCATGTCCATGGCCTTGGACTTGCCGACCAGACGGGTCAGCCGCTGCGAGCCGCCGATGCCGGGCGCGACGCCCAGATTGATCTCGGGCTGGCCGAACTTCGCCGTCTCGGACGCGATGATGAAATCGCACAACATCGCCAGTTCGCAGCCGCCGCCCAGGGCGTAGCCCGACACGGCCGCGATGATCGGCTTGCGGAACCGCATGATCCGGTCATGGCCCAGGGCGAAGAAATTGCCCTTGAACATGTCGGCGTAGGACTGGTCCGCCATCTCCTTGATGTCGGCGCCGGCGGCGAAGGCCTTGGCCGAGCCGGTCAGGATCAGGCAGCGCACGCTGTCGTCGGTCTCGACCACATCGAGGAAGGCGGCCAGTTCGCCGAACAGGGTCGAGTTCAGAGCGTTCAGCGCCTCCGGCCGGTTCAGGGTCACGACGGCGTAGCCGTCGGCGCAGCGTTCGATCAGCAGGGTGGAATAGGCGTCGGCCATGGGCGGTCTCCTTTGAGCGCGGTCATACAGGGACGAAGGCGGGCTTGCTACCGGCGCGGCGTCAAGGCCAGCGTCAGGCCGGCGCGCACCAGTTCGGCGACGACCGCCATGCCGAGCAGCAGATTGGCGGCGATCACCTGGCCGCGCGCGCCCGACAGATCCAGCGTCCAGCCGAAGACGGATGAAAGCGCCAGGACCAGGGCCGAGAGCAGGATCAAGCCGACCAGCAGCATCAGGGCGACATGCCCCGCCTTCAGCGCCGCCTGAAGCGTCGGCCCGTCGTCCAGCGCACGGGTGCGCCGTCTAAGCAGACGGGCGAT is a window encoding:
- a CDS encoding alpha/beta fold hydrolase; this translates as MRRLLAPLFAILLFVLPGVSAARTTVSASLAPAFRSDRIIVETRGAGPDIVFIPGLGSTGAAWRSTADKLEGRYRVHLVTIRGFGQTDIGANAGGALAAPAALEIERYIREQRLSRPALIGHSLGGQIALRVAADMRDRIGRVMVVDSAPFFPALVDSRVTAREVEPLARLGYQALMLFGDQALKGQVSALGGDLGLAGDMVFDGLGLQGGDRRVLAQGLYEALTVDLRQRLRDVTAPVTVVYGWTRDTNNPRNRLEGLYRYGFSTLRRPAQFVRIEGADHQVMIDQPARFQAAVERFMG
- a CDS encoding enoyl-CoA hydratase; this translates as MADAYSTLLIERCADGYAVVTLNRPEALNALNSTLFGELAAFLDVVETDDSVRCLILTGSAKAFAAGADIKEMADQSYADMFKGNFFALGHDRIMRFRKPIIAAVSGYALGGGCELAMLCDFIIASETAKFGQPEINLGVAPGIGGSQRLTRLVGKSKAMDMILTARMMDAAEAERAGLVSRVVAPDALLDEARVAAAKIAAQSPLAVMMNKELVNVALETTLTEGVRFERRLFHSLFAFEDQKEGMSAFVDKRKPDFKGR